Proteins encoded by one window of Streptomyces clavuligerus:
- a CDS encoding MFS transporter, whose translation MAAARSSHGPGALARACRAVGRALRRPFTGTARGIRRATNAQGAGESGLGRLIELHAVNGAGDVMITVALASTVFFSVPTDEARGRVTLYLAITLAPFAVLAPVIGPLLDRIPHGRRAAMAAAMLARAVLALGLSGAVATGGLELYPAALGVLVASKAYGVIRSAVVPRLLPPRISLVKANSRVTLAGLLATGTAAPIGAGLHHIGPQWPLYGACALFALGTFWALRLPPKVDSAKGEHKALMLAGPRRRPGLRTVGPSVLHGLQANVAFRMLSGFLIFFLAFLLREHPVAGQSAAVSLGVVGVAAGLGNACGTTVGAWLKARGPEAIIATVLGVALAAAVLAAVFFGAGMVAVLAAAAGLCQALAKLSLDALIQRDVPEEVRTSAFARSETLLQMAWVVGGAIGIVLPLNGVLGMTVAASIVCTGAAVSVRGLLAAARHGGGHPRPRVA comes from the coding sequence ATGGCAGCCGCCCGGTCGTCGCACGGGCCCGGAGCGCTCGCACGAGCGTGCCGGGCGGTGGGACGCGCCCTGCGCAGACCGTTCACGGGCACGGCCCGGGGCATCCGGCGGGCGACCAACGCCCAGGGCGCGGGCGAGTCGGGCCTGGGACGGCTGATCGAGCTGCACGCGGTGAACGGCGCGGGCGATGTCATGATCACTGTGGCGCTGGCCTCGACGGTCTTCTTCTCCGTCCCCACGGACGAGGCCCGGGGCCGGGTCACCCTCTATCTGGCGATCACGCTCGCCCCCTTCGCCGTCCTGGCCCCGGTGATCGGTCCGCTGCTCGACCGGATCCCGCACGGCCGCCGGGCCGCGATGGCGGCGGCGATGCTGGCCCGCGCGGTGCTGGCGCTGGGGCTCTCGGGCGCGGTGGCGACGGGGGGCCTGGAGCTGTATCCGGCGGCGCTCGGGGTGCTGGTCGCGTCGAAGGCGTACGGGGTGATCCGCAGCGCGGTCGTCCCCCGGCTGCTGCCGCCGCGGATCTCGCTGGTCAAGGCGAACTCCCGGGTGACGCTCGCGGGGCTCCTCGCCACCGGGACGGCGGCGCCCATCGGCGCGGGGCTGCACCACATCGGCCCCCAGTGGCCGCTGTACGGGGCGTGCGCGCTGTTCGCGCTGGGCACCTTCTGGGCGCTGCGGCTGCCGCCGAAGGTGGACTCCGCGAAGGGCGAGCACAAGGCGCTGATGCTGGCGGGTCCCCGGCGCCGCCCCGGGCTGCGCACGGTCGGCCCCTCCGTGCTGCACGGCCTCCAGGCGAACGTCGCGTTCCGGATGCTCTCCGGCTTCCTCATCTTCTTTCTCGCGTTCCTGCTGCGGGAGCATCCGGTGGCGGGGCAGAGCGCGGCGGTCTCGCTGGGGGTGGTGGGCGTCGCGGCGGGGCTCGGCAACGCCTGCGGGACGACGGTGGGGGCGTGGCTGAAGGCCCGGGGACCGGAGGCGATCATCGCCACGGTGCTCGGGGTGGCGCTGGCGGCGGCGGTGCTGGCGGCGGTGTTCTTCGGGGCGGGCATGGTCGCGGTGCTGGCGGCCGCGGCGGGGCTCTGCCAGGCGCTGGCGAAGCTGTCGCTGGACGCGCTGATCCAGCGGGACGTGCCGGAGGAGGTGCGGACGTCGGCGTTCGCACGCTCCGAGACGCTGCTCCAGATGGCGTGGGTGGTGGGCGGGGCGATCGGGATCGTGCTGCCGCTGAACGGGGTACTGGGCATGACGGTGGCCGCGTCCATCGTCTGCACCGGCGCGGCGGTGTCCGTACGGGGGCTGCTCGCCGCCGCCCGGCACGGCGGCGGCCACCCCCGGCCCCGGGTGGCCTGA
- a CDS encoding futalosine hydrolase — MRVLVVTAVAAEAEAVAAGLGAGPAPVPLSARTLAGGVGPAAAAASTARELALAAAAGTPYDLVVSAGIGGGFAPYAPVGSLVVADAIVAADLGADSPDGFLPLDELGFGRTSHRPPAALAARAAEAAGALLAPVLTVSTVTGTAARAAALSGRHPRAAAEAMEGFGVAEAATAAAVPVLEVRGISNPVGPRDRAAWRIGDALGALRTGFAGIAPVLEAAFPKAAGAPVRTAAHPAAPGHPDVDEESL; from the coding sequence GTGCGCGTACTGGTGGTGACCGCCGTGGCGGCGGAAGCGGAAGCCGTGGCGGCGGGGCTGGGCGCGGGCCCCGCGCCGGTCCCGCTGTCCGCGCGCACGCTGGCGGGCGGGGTCGGACCGGCCGCCGCCGCCGCGTCCACCGCGCGGGAGCTGGCGCTCGCCGCCGCCGCGGGCACCCCCTACGACCTGGTGGTCTCGGCGGGCATCGGCGGCGGCTTCGCCCCGTACGCCCCCGTCGGCTCGCTGGTGGTCGCGGACGCGATCGTCGCCGCCGACCTCGGGGCCGACTCCCCCGACGGCTTCCTCCCCCTGGACGAGCTGGGCTTCGGCCGGACGTCCCACCGGCCGCCCGCCGCGCTGGCCGCGCGCGCCGCCGAAGCGGCCGGGGCGCTCCTCGCGCCGGTCCTCACGGTCTCCACGGTGACCGGGACCGCCGCCCGCGCCGCCGCGCTGAGCGGACGTCACCCCCGTGCCGCCGCCGAGGCGATGGAGGGCTTCGGGGTCGCCGAGGCGGCGACCGCCGCCGCGGTGCCCGTCCTGGAGGTCCGCGGGATCTCCAACCCGGTCGGCCCGCGCGACCGCGCCGCCTGGCGCATCGGCGACGCCCTGGGCGCGCTGCGCACCGGTTTCGCCGGCATCGCCCCCGTTCTCGAAGCGGCCTTCCCCAAGGCCGCCGGAGCGCCCGTACGGACGGCGGCGCACCCGGCCGCGCCGGGGCACCCCGATGTCGACGAGGAGTCGCTGTGA
- a CDS encoding 1,4-dihydroxy-6-naphthoate synthase has protein sequence MTLRIAYSPCPNDTFVFDALAHGRVPGAPALDVTFADIDLTNGMAERGEGDVLKVSYAVLPWILDEYALLPCGGALGRGCGPLVLTREPGVELAGRTVAVPSERSTAYLLFRLWAAEKVPGGVGEVVVLPFHEIMPAVRDGRVDAGLVIHEARFTYQGYGLHCLADMGEHWEDVTGLPIPLGAIVARRSLGAPELRRLAESIRTSVRMAWDDPEASRPYVREHAQEMNPAVADQHIGLYVNEFTAALGEDGYAAVRGLLTRAAAEGLVPPLAPGALDFV, from the coding sequence GTGACCCTGCGGATCGCCTACTCGCCCTGCCCGAACGACACGTTCGTCTTCGACGCCCTGGCCCATGGCCGGGTCCCGGGCGCGCCCGCGCTGGATGTCACGTTCGCGGACATCGACCTCACCAACGGGATGGCCGAGCGCGGCGAGGGCGACGTCCTCAAGGTCTCGTACGCGGTGCTGCCGTGGATTCTGGACGAGTACGCCCTGCTGCCCTGCGGCGGCGCCCTGGGCCGGGGCTGCGGCCCGCTGGTGCTGACCCGGGAGCCCGGTGTTGAGCTGGCCGGGAGGACGGTCGCGGTGCCCAGCGAGCGTTCGACCGCGTATCTGCTGTTCCGGCTCTGGGCCGCCGAGAAGGTCCCGGGCGGGGTCGGCGAGGTCGTCGTCCTGCCGTTCCACGAGATCATGCCCGCGGTCCGGGACGGCCGGGTGGACGCCGGTCTGGTGATCCACGAGGCCCGTTTCACCTATCAGGGGTACGGGCTGCACTGTCTGGCCGACATGGGGGAGCACTGGGAGGACGTCACCGGGCTGCCCATCCCGCTCGGCGCGATCGTCGCCAGGCGCTCCCTGGGCGCCCCGGAGCTGCGGCGGCTCGCGGAGTCCATCCGTACCTCCGTCCGGATGGCCTGGGACGACCCGGAGGCGTCCCGGCCCTATGTGCGCGAGCACGCGCAGGAGATGAATCCGGCCGTCGCCGACCAGCACATCGGTCTCTACGTCAATGAGTTCACCGCCGCCCTCGGCGAGGACGGCTACGCGGCCGTCCGGGGGCTCCTCACCCGGGCCGCGGCGGAGGGTCTGGTGCCGCCGCTGGCACCGGGCGCCCTGGACTTCGTCTGA
- a CDS encoding cold-shock protein translates to MPTGKVKWFNSEKGFGFLSRDDGGDVFVHSSVLPDGVDSLKPGQRVEFGVVAGQRGDQALSVVVLDPTPSVAAAQRRKPDELASIVQDLTTLLENVTQQLERGRYPDKAHGAKIANMLRAVADQLDV, encoded by the coding sequence GTGCCTACCGGCAAGGTCAAGTGGTTCAACAGCGAGAAGGGCTTCGGCTTTCTCTCCCGCGACGACGGCGGCGACGTCTTCGTCCACTCGTCAGTGCTGCCCGACGGGGTCGACTCCCTCAAGCCCGGCCAGCGCGTCGAGTTCGGCGTGGTCGCCGGTCAGCGCGGCGACCAGGCCCTGTCCGTGGTGGTGCTGGACCCGACCCCCTCGGTGGCGGCGGCCCAGCGGCGCAAGCCCGACGAGCTGGCGTCCATCGTGCAGGACCTGACGACCCTCCTGGAGAACGTCACCCAGCAGCTTGAGCGCGGGCGCTACCCCGACAAGGCCCATGGCGCGAAGATCGCCAACATGCTCCGCGCGGTGGCCGACCAGCTCGATGTGTGA